In one window of Mesorhizobium sp. B2-1-1 DNA:
- a CDS encoding RNA polymerase sigma factor yields the protein MPALTATSTATDELRLVARALARDSDAFRKIMKLNNQRLYRLARGMVRNDGEAEDIVQEAYVRAFTNLGTYRGDASLSTWLSRIVINEALGRLRKGRRTVAMPENPEAQIIRFPLNPSDDPERTMAQRQILGLVERATDSLPDAYRAVFVARVIEGLSIEETADLLGVRPETVKTRLHRARVLLRKALDDEIGPVLLDAFPFAGRRCERLTQAVMKRLGFDG from the coding sequence ATGCCCGCGCTGACGGCAACATCAACAGCGACGGACGAGCTTCGGCTCGTGGCCCGCGCGCTCGCCCGCGACAGCGATGCCTTTCGCAAGATCATGAAGCTGAACAACCAGCGGCTCTACCGACTGGCGCGCGGCATGGTGCGCAACGACGGCGAGGCCGAGGACATCGTGCAGGAGGCCTATGTCAGGGCCTTTACCAATCTCGGCACCTATCGCGGCGATGCTTCGCTTTCCACCTGGCTGTCGCGCATCGTCATCAACGAGGCGCTCGGGCGGCTTCGCAAAGGACGGCGAACCGTGGCCATGCCTGAAAACCCGGAAGCGCAGATCATCCGGTTTCCCCTCAACCCAAGCGACGATCCGGAGCGGACGATGGCGCAGCGGCAAATCCTCGGGCTTGTCGAGCGGGCGACCGACAGCCTGCCCGACGCCTATCGCGCGGTTTTCGTGGCCCGCGTCATCGAGGGGCTGAGCATCGAGGAGACCGCCGACCTGCTCGGCGTGCGGCCCGAGACCGTCAAGACGAGACTGCACCGCGCCCGCGTTTTGCTGCGCAAGGCGCTGGACGACGAGATCGGGCCGGTGCTGCTCGACGCCTTTCCCTTCGCCGGCCGGCGCTGCGAGCGGCTGACGCAGGCCGTGATGAAACGGCTCGGATTCGACGGGTGA
- a CDS encoding DUF4142 domain-containing protein has translation MLIRHTTAFAALLLLGAAPFAQAADKPTDPQIAHIAYTADMIDIEAAKQAIKKSKNKEVVDFAKDMERDHEAVNKQALDLLKKLKVKPEDNATSQALTKAAKEEHAKLAKLKGAAFDKAYIENEVAYHKQVNGALETLLIPSASNAELKSLLETGLKIFQGHEQHAEHVAGMLK, from the coding sequence ATGCTTATCCGACATACCACAGCGTTTGCCGCCCTCTTGCTGCTTGGCGCTGCCCCATTTGCGCAAGCTGCCGACAAGCCGACCGACCCGCAGATCGCCCACATCGCCTACACAGCCGACATGATCGACATCGAGGCGGCCAAGCAGGCAATCAAGAAATCCAAGAACAAGGAAGTCGTCGATTTCGCCAAGGACATGGAGCGCGACCACGAAGCGGTGAACAAGCAGGCGCTCGACCTGCTCAAGAAGCTCAAGGTGAAGCCGGAAGACAATGCCACCAGCCAGGCGCTGACCAAGGCGGCGAAAGAGGAACATGCCAAGCTCGCCAAGCTGAAAGGGGCTGCCTTCGACAAGGCCTATATCGAAAACGAGGTGGCCTACCACAAGCAGGTCAATGGAGCGCTCGAAACCCTGCTCATTCCGTCGGCCAGCAATGCCGAGCTGAAGAGCCTGCTCGAAACCGGCCTCAAAATCTTCCAGGGGCATGAGCAGCATGCCGAACATGTCGCCGGCATGTTGAAATGA
- a CDS encoding cupredoxin family copper-binding protein, giving the protein MKAAVLIRPLLAWLALVLAAGPAPAATIEVTIEKLVFSPASVEARVGDTIEWVNKDAFAHTATVKGSWEVMMPPKAKGKLTLKTAGAVDYFCRFHPNMKGRLVVAP; this is encoded by the coding sequence ATGAAAGCGGCCGTGCTGATCCGACCGCTCCTTGCCTGGCTGGCGCTGGTGCTTGCCGCCGGCCCGGCGCCGGCCGCGACGATCGAGGTGACGATCGAGAAGCTCGTCTTCTCGCCCGCAAGCGTCGAGGCCAGGGTCGGCGACACGATCGAGTGGGTGAACAAGGACGCATTCGCCCACACGGCCACGGTGAAGGGCAGCTGGGAGGTGATGATGCCGCCGAAGGCGAAGGGAAAACTGACCCTCAAGACGGCGGGAGCGGTTGATTATTTCTGCCGCTTCCATCCCAACATGAAAGGCCGATTGGTAGTGGCGCCCTGA
- a CDS encoding anion transporter, whose protein sequence is MTLMGAAALLILILTYAGVAVGRIPGLRLDRAGIALLGGAAMIAIGAISLEDAYRAINFDTITLLLGMMIVVAHLKVSGAFRGLGAIAIEHAHAPFMLLVMVTLLTGLLSAFLVNDAICLVMAPIVVHVTRAIKRNPVPYLIATATASNCGSVATITGNPQNMVIGALSGISYPAFSAALAPVALFGLVAVIAIVRIVYRTEFARNGELTPQVSRGRMHRRQVLKAVVVCIGLAVAFFAGVPVAKAALIGGAILLLTRAIKPERIYREIDGPLLFMFAGLFIVVAGAERTLLTPDIVASAKNLGLDDVWRLSGFTALLSNIMSNVPAVLALRPFIPGLENPERAWLVVAMSSTLAGNFTLLGSVANLIVAEQARAAGTSLSFGAFFKVGLPLTLLTLAAGTAWLAL, encoded by the coding sequence ATGACATTGATGGGCGCGGCGGCACTGCTGATCCTGATCCTGACCTATGCCGGCGTCGCCGTCGGCCGCATACCAGGCCTGCGCCTCGATCGGGCGGGGATCGCACTGCTCGGCGGGGCCGCGATGATAGCCATCGGGGCGATCAGCCTGGAGGATGCCTACCGCGCCATCAATTTCGACACCATCACGCTTTTGCTCGGCATGATGATCGTAGTGGCGCATCTGAAGGTCTCGGGCGCCTTTCGCGGCCTCGGTGCCATCGCGATCGAGCATGCGCATGCGCCGTTCATGCTTTTGGTTATGGTGACCCTGCTGACCGGCCTGCTGTCGGCCTTCCTGGTCAATGACGCCATCTGTCTTGTCATGGCGCCGATCGTCGTTCACGTCACCCGCGCCATCAAACGCAATCCGGTTCCTTACCTCATCGCGACCGCCACCGCGTCAAATTGCGGCAGTGTCGCCACCATCACCGGCAATCCGCAAAACATGGTCATCGGTGCGCTGTCGGGCATCTCCTATCCGGCCTTTTCAGCGGCTCTGGCTCCGGTTGCCCTGTTCGGTCTCGTCGCGGTCATCGCCATTGTTCGCATCGTCTACCGCACCGAATTCGCGCGCAACGGCGAATTGACGCCACAGGTCTCGCGCGGCCGCATGCATCGCCGCCAGGTGCTGAAAGCGGTGGTGGTTTGCATCGGACTGGCCGTTGCCTTCTTCGCCGGTGTGCCTGTCGCCAAGGCGGCGCTCATCGGCGGCGCCATCCTCCTGCTCACCCGCGCCATCAAACCAGAGCGCATCTATCGCGAAATCGACGGGCCATTGCTGTTCATGTTCGCCGGCCTGTTCATCGTGGTTGCCGGCGCCGAAAGAACGCTGCTGACACCGGACATCGTCGCATCGGCCAAGAACCTCGGGCTGGACGACGTCTGGCGCCTGTCGGGCTTCACCGCCTTGCTCTCCAACATAATGAGCAACGTGCCGGCCGTGCTGGCGCTGCGGCCCTTCATCCCCGGCCTGGAAAACCCCGAGCGCGCCTGGCTGGTCGTCGCCATGAGTTCGACGCTGGCCGGCAATTTCACGCTCCTGGGCTCGGTCGCCAATCTGATCGTTGCCGAGCAGGCGCGCGCCGCCGGCACGTCGCTGTCGTTCGGCGCTTTCTTCAAAGTCGGCCTGCCATTGACGCTGCTGACGCTGGCGGCTGGCACGGCATGGCTGGCGCTCTGA
- a CDS encoding GGDEF domain-containing protein, with protein MKLDLSPTSWGRVIAVTAAGTAFFIGVAFFVDSFNFPYLSPEAVWRAQLTDILLPLVLGGSFLFFLMWKIRQLAIAQRDLTVVAATDSLTAVLNRGAFSMLVEAYLEQVRKQASANSGALLIIDADHFKSINDRLGHDCGDQALKLIAQTIKDQLRGTDIVGRIGGEEFGVFLPGVDPSQSWLVAESIRRRIREVEFSPGGRSCPLSVSIGGTAFNGPTTYEEIFSAADRRLYAAKSNGRDQVSFDPMVSQQTPPAATITVH; from the coding sequence ATGAAGCTCGACCTGTCGCCGACGAGTTGGGGCAGGGTGATCGCCGTCACCGCCGCCGGCACGGCGTTCTTCATTGGCGTGGCGTTTTTCGTCGATTCGTTCAATTTCCCGTATCTTTCGCCCGAAGCTGTGTGGCGGGCTCAGCTGACCGACATTCTGTTGCCCCTGGTGCTGGGTGGATCGTTTCTCTTCTTCCTGATGTGGAAGATACGCCAGTTGGCCATTGCCCAGCGCGATCTCACCGTCGTTGCCGCCACCGACAGCCTGACGGCGGTGCTCAACCGCGGCGCTTTCTCCATGCTGGTCGAAGCCTATCTCGAACAGGTCCGCAAACAGGCGTCGGCCAATTCCGGTGCACTGCTGATCATCGACGCCGATCACTTCAAATCGATCAATGACCGGCTTGGGCATGACTGCGGCGACCAGGCGCTCAAACTGATCGCGCAGACGATCAAGGATCAGCTCCGCGGCACCGACATCGTCGGCCGCATCGGCGGCGAGGAATTCGGCGTGTTTCTTCCCGGCGTCGATCCCTCGCAATCCTGGCTGGTTGCCGAAAGCATCCGCCGGCGAATTCGCGAGGTGGAATTTTCGCCGGGCGGCCGGTCCTGTCCGCTTTCCGTGAGCATTGGCGGTACCGCCTTTAACGGGCCGACCACCTATGAGGAGATATTCTCGGCAGCCGACAGGCGGCTCTATGCCGCCAAGTCAAATGGACGCGACCAGGTCAGTTTCGATCCGATGGTTTCCCAGCAAACGCCGCCAGCCGCGACAATCACGGTTCATTGA
- a CDS encoding ETC complex I subunit has product MSARIFSPAKTAMQSGTAKTGHWVLEFDPEMRKKIDPLMGYTTSGDMRSQIKLTFDTREEAVAYAEKEGLAYRVEEPKEPKRRQISYAENFRYDRRTPWTH; this is encoded by the coding sequence ATGTCCGCGCGCATTTTCAGTCCAGCCAAAACCGCGATGCAGTCCGGCACGGCCAAGACCGGCCATTGGGTGCTGGAATTCGATCCCGAGATGCGGAAGAAAATCGACCCGCTGATGGGCTACACCACTTCCGGCGACATGAGGAGCCAGATCAAGCTGACCTTCGATACGCGTGAAGAGGCCGTGGCCTATGCCGAGAAGGAAGGGCTCGCCTACCGCGTCGAGGAGCCGAAAGAGCCCAAGCGCCGCCAGATTTCCTATGCGGAAAATTTCCGCTATGACCGCAGGACGCCCTGGACGCATTGA
- a CDS encoding DDE-type integrase/transposase/recombinase, protein MPWRECSVMEERLRFVARLLDGEGMSDVCREFGISRKTGYKIFNRYKDEGLEALTDRSRRPVRYANQLPVQIERMIVENKQEKPHWGARKIRELLIRKLAGDVRIPAKSTVHAVLDRHGLVSQARKRNRANKAAGTQLSQAMRPNDLWCADFKGEFKLGNGRYCYPLTVTDQASRYLLACEALEATKEVPVIEAFVRLFKERGLPEAIRSDNGLPFASPNGLYNLSRLSVFWLRLGIAIERIRPGNPHENARHERMHRTLKAETTRPPGMNTLQQQARFDAFMSEFNDERPHEAIGMKVPAELYRGSSRAYQGLPELEYPFHDKDILVTACGRICMHRKKINISTVLAGQRLGISEVDDGIWLVSFMHYDLGYIDLEQRTLQTIDNPFGTRLSPMS, encoded by the coding sequence ATGCCGTGGAGAGAGTGTTCGGTGATGGAGGAACGTCTACGCTTCGTGGCCCGTCTTCTGGACGGGGAAGGCATGAGCGATGTGTGCCGGGAGTTCGGCATCTCGCGCAAGACGGGCTACAAGATCTTCAATCGCTACAAGGATGAGGGCCTTGAGGCACTGACGGACCGCTCTCGGCGGCCGGTGCGCTATGCCAACCAACTGCCGGTCCAGATCGAGCGGATGATTGTCGAAAACAAGCAAGAGAAGCCGCACTGGGGCGCCAGGAAGATCAGGGAGTTGCTGATCAGGAAACTGGCCGGCGACGTGCGCATTCCGGCCAAGAGCACGGTTCATGCCGTGCTCGACCGCCACGGCCTTGTGAGCCAGGCCCGCAAGAGGAACCGGGCGAACAAGGCCGCGGGCACGCAACTGTCACAGGCGATGCGGCCCAACGATCTCTGGTGCGCCGATTTCAAGGGCGAGTTCAAGCTCGGCAACGGCCGCTACTGTTACCCCCTGACCGTCACCGACCAGGCTTCACGCTATCTGCTGGCCTGCGAAGCCCTTGAAGCGACAAAGGAGGTTCCAGTCATCGAGGCTTTCGTCCGGCTGTTCAAGGAACGTGGCCTGCCGGAAGCGATTAGAAGCGACAATGGCCTTCCCTTCGCAAGCCCCAACGGCCTCTACAATCTATCGAGGCTGTCGGTGTTCTGGCTGAGGCTCGGCATCGCCATCGAGCGCATCCGGCCTGGCAACCCGCACGAGAACGCTCGCCATGAGCGCATGCACCGCACGCTCAAGGCCGAAACGACCCGGCCGCCGGGCATGAACACCCTCCAGCAGCAGGCCAGGTTCGATGCTTTCATGAGCGAATTCAATGACGAGAGGCCCCACGAGGCCATCGGCATGAAGGTGCCAGCCGAGCTCTACAGAGGCTCTTCAAGAGCCTATCAAGGTCTACCCGAGCTGGAATATCCCTTCCATGACAAGGACATCCTCGTCACCGCCTGCGGCCGCATCTGCATGCACAGGAAGAAGATAAACATCTCCACCGTGCTCGCCGGCCAAAGGCTCGGCATCAGCGAAGTCGACGACGGCATTTGGCTCGTCTCCTTCATGCACTATGATCTGGGGTATATCGACTTGGAACAGAGGACCTTGCAGACCATCGACAACCCGTTCGGCACGAGGTTGTCACCCATGTCTTAG
- a CDS encoding ABC transporter ATP-binding protein: MTTETATGGTETKFRQPPAGTGIAVDLDGVTIDFALAAGRSFQAVARADLKVGDQEFVAIIGPTGCGKSTLLNAGAGLLEPSAGSVRVFGAPLRGLNRQAGYLFQQDALMPWKTALDNVAIGLEVAGVPSSEAKERARAWLGRVGLAAFCERYPHMLSGGQKKRVALAQVLIRDPKILLMDEPFGPLDAQTRLIMGGLLLKLWSDDRKAVMFVTHDLEEAIALADRVVVMSAGPSARIIGDFPIPLARPRDISEIRLEPRFQELHRDIWHMLKKEVLKAYGEIEEGAIR, translated from the coding sequence ATGACGACGGAAACCGCCACGGGCGGCACGGAGACAAAATTCAGACAGCCGCCAGCCGGAACCGGGATCGCGGTCGATCTCGATGGAGTGACCATAGATTTCGCATTGGCGGCCGGGCGTAGCTTCCAGGCGGTCGCCCGCGCCGATCTGAAAGTCGGCGACCAGGAATTCGTGGCGATCATTGGGCCGACGGGCTGCGGCAAGTCAACGCTGCTGAATGCCGGCGCAGGGCTTCTCGAGCCTTCGGCAGGCAGCGTCCGTGTGTTCGGCGCCCCGCTTCGCGGTCTCAACAGACAGGCTGGCTACCTCTTCCAGCAGGATGCATTGATGCCCTGGAAGACCGCTCTGGACAATGTGGCCATCGGGCTGGAGGTGGCAGGCGTGCCCTCTTCCGAAGCAAAGGAACGCGCGCGAGCATGGCTCGGACGCGTCGGCCTGGCTGCTTTCTGCGAGCGCTACCCTCACATGCTTTCAGGCGGCCAGAAAAAGCGCGTTGCTCTTGCGCAGGTCCTGATCCGCGATCCCAAGATCCTCCTCATGGACGAACCCTTCGGACCGCTCGACGCACAGACGCGGCTGATCATGGGCGGCCTTTTGCTCAAGCTGTGGTCGGACGACCGCAAGGCGGTGATGTTCGTCACCCACGACCTCGAGGAAGCGATCGCGCTGGCTGATCGCGTGGTGGTGATGTCAGCCGGTCCCTCGGCACGCATCATCGGCGACTTTCCAATCCCGCTGGCGCGTCCACGCGATATTTCGGAAATCAGGCTGGAACCGCGCTTCCAGGAATTGCATCGCGACATCTGGCACATGCTGAAGAAGGAAGTGCTCAAGGCTTACGGCGAGATTGAAGAAGGAGCGATCCGATGA
- a CDS encoding ABC transporter permease, translated as MKRTTLLFAQLTVAVIVIALWQAASTTHLIGDPNNISFFFSTPLAVAGQIWKWFATGTIWHHLWITLWESMLAFAIGSLAAIAIGFWFARKPRLAAVFDPYVKAANALPRVVLAPIFTLWFGLGIWSKVALGVTLVFFIVFFNVYQGVREVNTTVLANARMLGMNERQLLRHVYMPSALSWVFSSLHISVGFAVVGAVVGEYLGAAGGLGYLIQQAEGVFDVAGVFAGMFVLAAFVLLIDWIVTLVEKRLLVWRPEFSKPGR; from the coding sequence ATGAAAAGGACGACGCTGCTTTTCGCACAGCTAACCGTGGCCGTCATCGTCATCGCGCTCTGGCAGGCAGCGTCGACGACGCACCTGATCGGCGATCCGAACAATATTTCCTTCTTCTTCTCGACCCCATTGGCGGTGGCAGGCCAGATATGGAAGTGGTTTGCCACCGGGACGATCTGGCATCATCTGTGGATCACGCTGTGGGAGTCCATGCTGGCCTTCGCCATCGGCTCGCTGGCAGCGATCGCGATCGGCTTCTGGTTTGCCCGCAAGCCGAGACTTGCGGCCGTCTTCGATCCCTATGTAAAGGCGGCCAATGCGCTTCCCCGCGTCGTGCTGGCGCCGATCTTCACGCTTTGGTTTGGCCTCGGCATCTGGTCCAAGGTTGCCTTGGGCGTGACGCTGGTTTTCTTCATCGTCTTCTTCAATGTCTACCAGGGCGTGAGGGAGGTGAACACGACGGTGCTGGCCAATGCCCGAATGCTCGGCATGAACGAACGGCAATTGCTGCGCCACGTCTATATGCCATCGGCGTTGTCCTGGGTGTTTTCATCGCTCCATATCTCCGTCGGATTTGCCGTGGTCGGCGCCGTGGTCGGCGAATATCTCGGTGCGGCGGGCGGACTAGGCTATCTGATACAGCAGGCCGAGGGCGTTTTCGACGTAGCGGGCGTCTTTGCCGGAATGTTCGTCCTCGCCGCTTTTGTGCTCTTGATCGACTGGATCGTCACGCTGGTCGAAAAGCGGCTGCTTGTCTGGCGGCCTGAATTCTCGAAACCAGGCCGATAG
- a CDS encoding ABC transporter substrate-binding protein: protein MRIISKLAAAAVVLLAVATDAGAAEKVTISIGGASCLCYMPTVLAKQIGAYEKAGIDADLVDFKGGSQSLTAVLGGSADVVSGYFDHTVKLAAKNQRLQSFVVYDQFPGLVLAVAPGQTGKIKSVKDLAGKKVGVTAPGSSTDFFLKFLLQKNGIDPTSAAVIGVGLGATAVAAMEQGQIDAVVTLDPAVTVLQARHKDLTILADTRTQKDTEAVFGGDYPGGALYTRPEWMAAHPQATQGLTNAMLATLDYIHSHSAEEIMAQIPDNLIGSDKDAYLAALKNAIPMYSTTGLMDPKGAQAVLDVFSLGSPDVANAKIDITQTYTNDYVNKAKKAN from the coding sequence ATGAGGATCATTTCGAAACTGGCGGCCGCCGCCGTCGTATTGCTCGCGGTGGCCACAGACGCGGGGGCTGCCGAAAAGGTCACCATTTCGATCGGCGGAGCATCATGCCTCTGCTACATGCCGACCGTGCTCGCCAAACAGATCGGCGCTTACGAAAAAGCCGGTATCGATGCAGACCTCGTCGATTTCAAGGGCGGTTCTCAATCGCTGACCGCAGTATTGGGTGGCAGCGCGGATGTGGTGTCCGGCTATTTCGATCACACGGTGAAATTGGCCGCCAAGAACCAGCGCCTGCAATCCTTCGTCGTTTACGACCAGTTCCCGGGACTGGTGCTGGCGGTGGCGCCGGGCCAGACCGGCAAGATCAAGTCAGTGAAGGACCTTGCTGGCAAAAAGGTCGGCGTGACCGCTCCCGGTTCCTCGACCGACTTCTTCCTGAAGTTCCTTCTGCAGAAGAACGGCATCGACCCGACATCCGCCGCCGTGATCGGCGTTGGGCTGGGCGCTACCGCCGTCGCCGCCATGGAGCAAGGGCAGATCGACGCCGTGGTGACGCTCGATCCGGCCGTCACCGTGCTTCAGGCCAGGCATAAGGACCTGACCATCCTGGCGGACACGCGCACCCAGAAGGATACCGAGGCGGTATTCGGAGGCGACTATCCCGGCGGAGCGCTTTACACCCGGCCGGAATGGATGGCCGCGCATCCCCAAGCAACGCAGGGATTGACCAATGCCATGCTTGCCACGCTGGATTACATTCACTCCCACAGCGCCGAAGAGATCATGGCCCAGATCCCCGACAATCTGATCGGCAGCGACAAGGACGCCTATCTGGCCGCGTTGAAAAATGCGATCCCCATGTATTCGACCACCGGGCTCATGGATCCAAAAGGCGCGCAGGCCGTGCTCGACGTTTTCTCTCTCGGTTCGCCCGATGTGGCCAACGCCAAGATCGACATCACGCAGACGTACACGAACGACTATGTGAACAAGGCGAAGAAGGCCAACTGA
- the hdaA gene encoding DnaA regulatory inactivator HdaA, with product MSDQRADPPRQLPLDLGHGTGYSRDELVVSGTNNQAVALVDRWPDWPSPVVVLAGPAGSGKTHLASIWRARADAVQVDAHRVGDSIVNLGARPALIDDVDTGTVDQQGLFHLINAVRGSGSHLLLTARRFPSAWGVTLPDLASRLKAAATVEIHEPDDLLLAGVITKLFADRQVEVEPHVVQYLVRRIERSLATAMRVVERLDRAALERKTPITRALAAETVSAMDEGQGEFEV from the coding sequence ATGAGCGACCAGAGGGCCGACCCGCCGCGCCAGCTGCCGCTCGATCTCGGCCATGGCACCGGCTATTCGCGAGACGAACTCGTCGTCTCCGGCACCAACAACCAGGCAGTGGCGCTGGTCGACCGCTGGCCGGACTGGCCCTCGCCAGTGGTCGTGCTCGCCGGTCCGGCCGGTTCCGGCAAGACCCATCTGGCCTCGATCTGGCGGGCACGGGCGGATGCCGTTCAGGTCGACGCGCACCGCGTTGGCGACAGCATTGTAAATCTCGGTGCCCGGCCGGCGCTGATCGACGACGTCGATACCGGCACAGTCGACCAGCAGGGGCTGTTTCATCTGATCAATGCGGTGCGCGGCAGCGGCTCGCACTTGCTTTTGACAGCGCGCCGCTTTCCCTCGGCCTGGGGCGTCACGCTGCCGGATCTGGCGTCGCGGCTGAAGGCTGCGGCAACCGTCGAGATCCACGAACCCGACGATCTCCTGCTGGCAGGTGTCATCACCAAGCTGTTCGCCGACCGCCAGGTCGAGGTCGAGCCGCATGTCGTGCAATATCTGGTGCGCCGCATCGAGCGCTCCCTGGCGACGGCCATGCGCGTGGTGGAGCGGCTGGACCGCGCCGCGCTCGAACGCAAGACGCCGATCACCCGGGCGCTGGCGGCTGAAACCGTCAGCGCCATGGACGAGGGGCAGGGCGAGTTCGAGGTCTAG
- a CDS encoding AI-2E family transporter, with product MAKAPPRAPDKEAAASAPAAAGDDPSAGFRRQIFFWLAGVATLALFLYVFSAILLPFVAGMVLAYFLDPVADRLQRLGLSRFMATVVILITFLVVLVLAFVILIPVLATQMADFAGKLPEYLTRLQSLITSFDPKWLEQKFGVNANGLRDGLNSLLTSGFGLLTTVFTSIWSSGVALVSVISLFVVTPVVAFYMLLDWDRMVAVIDSWVPRDNVATVRAIARDINTATAGFVRGQGTLCLVLGAMYATGLTLTGLNFGILIGLFAGLISFIPYVGSLTGLVLAVGVAFVQFWPDWTMVVAVAVVFFIGQFIEGNILQPRLVGKSVGLHPVWLMFALFAFGALFGFVGLLIAVPASAAVAVLVRFAIARYLESPLYKGHGKAVPPLPADRRKGINP from the coding sequence ATGGCGAAAGCTCCACCCCGGGCACCTGACAAAGAAGCTGCGGCGAGCGCGCCGGCGGCAGCCGGTGATGATCCATCCGCCGGATTCCGCCGGCAGATCTTCTTTTGGCTTGCCGGTGTCGCCACGCTTGCGCTTTTCCTCTATGTTTTCAGCGCCATCCTCTTGCCCTTCGTGGCCGGCATGGTGCTCGCCTATTTCCTCGATCCCGTGGCCGACCGGCTGCAGCGGCTCGGCCTCAGCCGTTTCATGGCAACGGTGGTCATCCTCATCACCTTCCTTGTCGTGCTGGTGCTGGCCTTTGTCATCCTCATCCCGGTGCTGGCGACGCAGATGGCCGATTTTGCCGGCAAGTTGCCTGAGTACCTGACGCGGCTGCAGAGCCTGATCACCTCGTTCGATCCGAAATGGCTGGAACAGAAATTCGGCGTCAACGCAAATGGCCTGCGCGACGGATTGAACTCACTGCTGACATCCGGCTTCGGTCTGCTGACGACCGTGTTCACCTCGATATGGAGTTCGGGCGTGGCGCTGGTCTCGGTGATCAGCCTGTTCGTGGTGACGCCGGTGGTCGCCTTCTACATGCTGCTCGACTGGGACCGCATGGTGGCGGTGATCGACAGCTGGGTGCCGCGGGACAATGTCGCCACGGTGCGCGCCATCGCCAGGGACATCAACACGGCAACGGCCGGCTTCGTGCGCGGGCAGGGCACGCTGTGCCTGGTGCTGGGCGCCATGTATGCCACTGGCCTGACGCTAACCGGTCTCAATTTCGGCATCCTCATCGGCCTGTTCGCCGGGCTGATCTCCTTCATCCCCTATGTCGGCTCGCTGACCGGGCTGGTGCTGGCCGTCGGCGTTGCCTTCGTCCAGTTCTGGCCGGACTGGACCATGGTCGTAGCGGTCGCGGTGGTGTTCTTCATCGGCCAGTTCATCGAGGGCAATATCTTGCAGCCGCGGCTGGTCGGCAAAAGCGTCGGCTTGCATCCGGTGTGGCTGATGTTCGCGCTGTTTGCCTTCGGCGCGCTGTTTGGCTTCGTCGGTCTGCTGATTGCGGTGCCTGCATCGGCCGCGGTCGCGGTCCTGGTGCGCTTTGCCATTGCGCGTTATCTGGAATCGCCGCTCTACAAGGGTCACGGCAAGGCCGTGCCGCCATTGCCGGCCGATCGTCGCAAAGGCATCAATCCATGA
- a CDS encoding CDP-alcohol phosphatidyltransferase family protein, with translation MTIPNLITIMRLVLVPAVVLAMLQARWDWAFAGFLVAGISDGVDGFIARRFNQHSKLGAYLDPVADKLLLVSVFVVLGFIGQLPLWLVVTMVSRDALIICAVLLSTVMAHPVEMKPLLVSKVNTAIQIVLAALVLGELAFSIHLDPLRPALIMLSGVLTVASAAAYLVAWLRHMSGYGESSTPGT, from the coding sequence TTGACCATCCCCAACCTGATCACAATCATGCGCCTTGTCCTGGTGCCTGCCGTGGTGCTGGCCATGCTGCAGGCGCGCTGGGATTGGGCCTTTGCCGGGTTCCTCGTTGCCGGCATCTCGGACGGCGTCGACGGCTTCATCGCCCGCCGGTTCAACCAGCATTCCAAGCTCGGCGCCTATCTCGATCCGGTGGCCGACAAGCTGCTTCTGGTTTCCGTGTTCGTCGTGCTGGGCTTCATCGGGCAATTGCCGCTGTGGCTGGTCGTCACCATGGTGTCGCGCGACGCGCTGATCATTTGCGCGGTGCTGTTGTCCACCGTGATGGCCCACCCCGTCGAGATGAAGCCGCTCCTCGTCTCCAAGGTCAACACCGCCATCCAGATTGTACTGGCGGCGCTGGTGCTGGGTGAGCTTGCTTTTTCGATCCATCTCGATCCACTTCGGCCAGCCCTCATAATGCTGTCCGGGGTCTTGACCGTGGCTTCGGCCGCAGCCTATCTCGTGGCTTGGCTGAGGCATATGAGCGGCTATGGCGAAAGCTCCACCCCGGGCACCTGA